From Rhinolophus sinicus isolate RSC01 linkage group LG15, ASM3656204v1, whole genome shotgun sequence, the proteins below share one genomic window:
- the LOC109439833 gene encoding LOW QUALITY PROTEIN: leucine-rich repeat-containing protein 37A3 (The sequence of the model RefSeq protein was modified relative to this genomic sequence to represent the inferred CDS: substituted 2 bases at 2 genomic stop codons), producing MMSLQLEKLILPSRTTCCLCQFKSDIEVVCKTVKLHCDTECLTDITHCDEEVSVGNAEGSFVKVLQARKKKTSTVLTIEPEKPSSDKNGIDLSAFMNDQLDFSDENDAISALNYILPYFSKGNLTDVQSKSLPLIKLLFLNTEDGAMPLSHLTNNARNPSLKPESNNATYKNKLRKLNSLKNFLDAEIQEKIVEVKKKEKAAMLIHSNLLGPKLKRQIFQKELQTEQPQGYSLAKIQPVQKRLLRVSRVLKGPKGIRKRHFKEMAHQSIHRKQNAPPIVENTVKVRRLRRPPQRELGQLHMVHRPGKLVENSFNIEPSFIQEQEAAVSSSLKKYLMGRPSAPTAPKSLSEVKKSKDLSDTAFILDEANALIGNMKASKPTSHFRKKYLFHKSRSHVMHEKDKAKRSQKFRKEDSLKTLMLAKRPLISAVRSLINSPAREAFSSSGELTSQENRLPESVSLLDTSKEKSTAQIPFQENIXTXKATEPEKTTPETPAREDVSTADSAVSADNFLPTVNQTREAQGEHLSVATDLLSNSTGFTSPLFSSPGDQFESQLNQQLQSLIPNNNVRKLIAHVIRTLKMDCSEASVQLPCAKLISRTGLLMKLLSEQQEVKVSKAEWDTDRWKNENYISESTEAQSEQKGQKAREWTKEVPGHEYHNKLNLAISVTLLVMLLIICLAEVSNSNFRFPKYILSL from the exons ATGATGTCCCTTCAACTGGAAAAACT GATCTTACCCAGTCGTACGACCTGCTGTCTCTGCCAATTTAAAAGTGATATTGAGGTCGTCTGTAAGACAGTAAAACTGCATTGTGACACTGAATGTCTGACAGACATCACACATTGTG ATGAAGAAGTATCTGTAGGGAATGCAGAAGGATCGTTCGTGAAGGTGTTACAAGCCcggaagaagaaaacaagcacTGTGCTGACTATTGAGCCAGAGAAGCCATCCTCAGACAAAAATGGCATTGATTTGTCAGCCTTCATGAACGACCAACTAGATTTCAGTGATGAAAACGATGCTATTAGTGCACTCAATTATATATTGCCTTATTTCTCCAAGGGAAATCTAACAGATGTACAATCAAAATCATTACCACTCATTaaactcctttttttaaatacagaagatGGAGCTATGCCCCTGAGTCATTTGACAAACAACGCAAGGAACCCTTCCCTTAAGCCTGAATCCAACAACGcaacttacaaaaataaattgaggaaactcaattctctgaaaaattttttagatgcagaaattcaagaaaaaattgttgaggttaaaaagaaagaaaaagctgccATGCTTATACATTCCAACCTTTTAGGTCCGAAACTGAAACGCCAAATCTTTCAGAAGGAATTGCAAACTGAGCAGCCACAGGGCTACAGCCTAGCAAAGATTCAGCCTGTCCAGAAAAGGCTGCTGAGAGTGAGTAGGGTCCTCAAGGGCCCTAAGGGCATCCGGAAAAGGCACTTCAAAGAAATGGCCCATCAGAGCATCCACAGGAAACAGAATGCCCCGCCTATTGTGGAGAACACTGTCAAAGTTAGGAGACTCCGGAGACCACCCCAAAGGGAGCTGGGACAGCTGCACATGGTACACAGGCCTGGGAAATTAGTGGAAAACTCCTTCAATATAGAGCCTTCCTTCATACAGGAACAGGAGGCAGCAGTTTCTTCTAGCCTGAAAAAATACTTGATGGGTAGGCCTTCGGCCCCCACTGCTCCAAAATCTCTATCTGaggttaaaaaatcaaaagacttaAGCGATACTGCTTTCATTTTAGATGAGGCAAATGCTCTAATTGGGAATATGAAGGCTTCTAAGCCAACCtcacatttcagaaagaaatatcTCTTTCATAAAAGTCGTTCTCATGTGATGCACGAAAAAGACAAGGCCAAAAGGAGTCAAAAGTTCAGAAAGGAAGATTCTCTCAAAACCCTGATGCTTGCAAAGAGACCTCTGATATCGGCAGTGAGGAGCCTCATAAATTCCCCTGCACGAGAGGCTTTTTCATCTTCAGGAGAATTGACATCTCAGGAAAATCGTCTTCCAGAATCAGTTTCTCTTTTGGACACTTCTAAAGAAAAGAGTACTGCACAAATTccttttcaagaaaatatttagacATGAAAGGCTACTGAGCCAGAAAAAACTACCCCTGAAACCCCTGCCCGTGAGGATGTTTCCACGGCAGATTCGGCTGTTTCTGCAGACAACTTCCTGCCAACAGTTAACCAAACCCGTGAAGCACAAGGGGAACACCTCTCTGTGGCCACTGACTTACTCTCCAACTCCACAGGCTTCACGTCCCCGTTGTTCTCATCCCCGGGGGATCAATTTGAAAGTCAGCTGAACCAGCAGCTACAGTCCCTCATCCCCAATAATAATGTGAGGAAGCTCATTGCTCATGTCATCCGGACTTTGAAAATGGACTGCTCTGAGGCCAGCGTGCAGCTGCCCTGTGCCAAGCTCATCTCCAGAACAGGCCTCCTGATGAAGCTTCTCAGCGAACAGCAGGAAGTAAAGGTGTCCAAGGCAGAGTGGGATACGGATCGATGGAAAAATGAGAACTACATCAGCGAGAGCACAGAAGCCCAGAGTGAACAGAAAGGGCAGAAGGCACGAGAG TGGACAAAAGAAGTTCCAGGACATGAATATCACAACAAActcaatttggcaatatctgtgACTCTACTAGTGATGCTTTTGATTATCTGTCTCGCTGAGGTAAGCAACAGTAATTTCAGGTTTCCGAAATATATTCTGTCTTTATAA